Within the Merismopedia glauca CCAP 1448/3 genome, the region GAACTCCTGAAACGAAAATTGGGATAATTTCCGGTTTGAATCCCGAACAAGGCGTAGAATTTGCCAAATTGCGCCAAGCTACTGCTCATACTATGCCATATTTTGGACATGACCAAGTAGTACCAGGTGCGATCGCCTCTCTAAAAAAATTCCAAGCTGCTGGAGTTGATTTAGCTGTAGTTACTCTCAGGCGAGTTAAAGAGTTAAATTATGCTTTTGAACAGTACCCAGAATTAGGAAAATTATTCCCCGAAAATCGGCGCTACTGTTTAAGCAATGATTACGTCAAAACTACAGATGTTATAGATAAACCTATATTGATGCAAAAAGTTGTGGCAGAATTACCTCCTGTCGAACAAGTTTGGATGATAGGAGATACAGAAGCAGATATCATTGCTGCCCAAAAATATAGTATTACTGCGGTGGGGGTTTTATCGGGAATTCGCGATCGCCAGCAATTAGAAACATATCACCCAGATTTAATCGTCGATCGCCTCACCGATCTAGCCAATTTGATCTTATAGCGTTAAGGGAATTGCGATCGCGTTGCCAAAGCGATCGCCCAATCTTCTTGAGTATGCATCACCAACACTTGTACTTGGGAATTCTCGGTAGCAATATTTTCATCCCTAGGAGAAGCACTATTTTTGGCTAAATCCAATTCCAAACCTAAATAGGCTAAACCTGCACCAGTTTTTTCTCTGACGATACTAGAATTTTCCCCAACTCCAGCAGTAAAGACTAAGACATCTAAACCGTTAAGACTAGCAACCATTGCACCAATCCCAGTTATTAAGCGATGAATATAAATATCAAAAGCTAGCTGTGCTTGGATATTACCATCAGCGATCGCTTTGACAATAGCTCTCATATCCCCAGATATACCAGAAACTCCTTTTAAACCTGATTCTTGATGGAGTATTTGGTTTAATTCATCCCCATCCAATCCATATTCTTGCATCATATAGATCGGAATTTGAGGATCGATGGAACCACAACGAGTTCCCATCATTAACCCTTCTAAAGGAGAGAATCCCATCGTTGTATCGATGCAAATTCCCTGGTTAATAGCCGCTAAAGAACAACCATTTCCCAAGTGACAAGTGACAATTTTCAGAGACTCAAGAGGTTGCTGTAAAATTTGGGCGCTACGCTGGGCACAATATTCATGACTAATACCGTGAAATCCATAACGTCGAATTCCCTTTTCGTACCACTCATAGGGGAGAGGATAAACTTTTACAACTTCCGGAATTGTCGTATGAAAAGCAGTATCAAAAACCGCTACTTGAAGAACTTGAGGTAAAATTTCTGATATGGTATTGATTCCCTCAAGATTTGCGGGGTTATGATGGGGAGCGAGGGAAATTAAATTGGCGATCGCTTGCTTAACTTCGGGAGTAATTACAGTAGCTTCGTTATATTTTGCGCCTCCATGTACGACTCGATGACCAACAACATCAATCTCATTTAAACTTGATAAAACTTGAGTTTTTCCGGTAACTAGAGTATCTAACAGCACTTTCAAAGCGCTATTTCGCTCTTTTACCTCAATTTGTTGCTGAAGGTCATTACTTTTAACGGTGAGAATCCCCCCTTCTTGAGGCACTGTCCAGTCAAGATGAGCTTCCCACAAAGGTTCCAGGAGAGTATTTGGCAACAACTCTCCTAAACTATAAAGACAACTTTTTTGACTGCTGGAACCAGCATTGAGGACTAAAATTAGCATCGATTTCAATTTTATTAATTGTTAATTGTTGATTGTTGATTGTTGATTGCTAATTAAATTTTCCTCTCC harbors:
- a CDS encoding HAD family hydrolase gives rise to the protein MLRLITDFDGPIMDISERYYQTYKFCLEQTKLPNQEVRELTKSEFWIYKRARTPETKIGIISGLNPEQGVEFAKLRQATAHTMPYFGHDQVVPGAIASLKKFQAAGVDLAVVTLRRVKELNYAFEQYPELGKLFPENRRYCLSNDYVKTTDVIDKPILMQKVVAELPPVEQVWMIGDTEADIIAAQKYSITAVGVLSGIRDRQQLETYHPDLIVDRLTDLANLIL
- a CDS encoding acetate/propionate family kinase; the encoded protein is MLILVLNAGSSSQKSCLYSLGELLPNTLLEPLWEAHLDWTVPQEGGILTVKSNDLQQQIEVKERNSALKVLLDTLVTGKTQVLSSLNEIDVVGHRVVHGGAKYNEATVITPEVKQAIANLISLAPHHNPANLEGINTISEILPQVLQVAVFDTAFHTTIPEVVKVYPLPYEWYEKGIRRYGFHGISHEYCAQRSAQILQQPLESLKIVTCHLGNGCSLAAINQGICIDTTMGFSPLEGLMMGTRCGSIDPQIPIYMMQEYGLDGDELNQILHQESGLKGVSGISGDMRAIVKAIADGNIQAQLAFDIYIHRLITGIGAMVASLNGLDVLVFTAGVGENSSIVREKTGAGLAYLGLELDLAKNSASPRDENIATENSQVQVLVMHTQEDWAIALATRSQFP